In a single window of the Lycium ferocissimum isolate CSIRO_LF1 unplaced genomic scaffold, AGI_CSIRO_Lferr_CH_V1 ctg13763, whole genome shotgun sequence genome:
- the LOC132042164 gene encoding 13S globulin basic chain-like: MIAPHWYNNAHSIIYITRGESRIQVVDHRGESVLDDQVREGQYIVVPQNYAIVKQAGNEGCEFIAFNSNDNAMINTLSGRTSAVWGLPVDVIANAYQISRDEARRLKFNREETLIFQDS, from the coding sequence ATGATCGCACCCCATTGGTACAACAATGCACACAGCATAATCTACATAACAAGGGGagaatcaagaattcaagtagTAGATCACAGAGGAGAATCAGTGTTAGATGACCAAGTCAGAGAAGGACAATATATAGTTGTGCCACAGAACTATGCAATAGTAAAACAAGCTGGAAATGAAGGCTGTGAATTTATAGCATTCAACAGTAATGACAATGCTATGATCAACACCCTAAGTGGTCGTACCTCGGCTGTTTGGGGATTGCCCGTGGATGTCATTGCCAATGCTTATCAGATATCAAGGGACGAAGCGCGGAGGCTTAAGTTTAATCGGGAGGAAACTCTCATTTTCCAAGATAGTTAg